The following proteins are co-located in the Camelina sativa cultivar DH55 chromosome 12, Cs, whole genome shotgun sequence genome:
- the LOC109124694 gene encoding lysine histidine transporter 1, whose product MVAQAPHDDHLDEEKLARQKEIEDWLPITSSRNAKWWYSAFHNVTAMVGAGVLGLPYAMSQLGWGPGIAVLVLSWIITLYTLWQMVEMHEMVPGKRFDRYHELGQHAFGEKLGLYIIVPQQLIVEIGVCVVYMVTGGKSLKKFHELVCDDCKPIKLTYFIMIFASVHFVLSHLPNFNSISGVSLAAAVMSLSYSTIAWGASVSKGVQEDVQYGYKAKSTAGTVFNFFSGLGDVAFAYAGHNVVLEIQATIPSTPEKPSKGPMWKGVIVAYIVVALCYFPVALVGYYIFGNGVEDNILMSLKKPAWLIATANIFVVIHVIGSYQIYAMPVFDMMETLLVKKLNFRPTTALRFCVRNFYVAATMFVGMTFPFFGGLLAFFGGFAFAPTTYFIPCVIWLAIYKPKKYSLSWCANWVCIMFGLCLMILSPIGGLRTIVIQAKDYKFYS is encoded by the exons atGGTAGCTCAAGCTCCTCATGATGATCAt CTGGATGAGGAGAAATTAGCAAGACAAAAAGAGATCGAAGATTGGTTACCAATTACTTCGTCAAGAAATGCTAAGTGGTGGTACTCTGCTTTTCACAATGTCACCGCCATGGTCGGTGCCGGGGTTCTTGGACTCCCTTACGCCATGTCTCAGCTCGGATG gGGACCAGGAATTGCGGTATTGGTTCTGTCATGGATCATAACACTATACACATTATGGCAAATGGTAGAAATGCACGAAATGGTTCCGGGAAAACGTTTTGACCGTTACCACGAACTCGGACAGCACGCGTTTGGTGAGAAGCTCGGTCTTTATATCATCGTGCCGCAACAGTTGATCGTGGAAATCGGCGTTTGCGTCGTTTATATGGTCACTGGAGGCAAATCGTTAAAGAAATTTCATGAACTAGTTTGTGACGATTGTAAACCAATCAAACTTACTTATTTCATCATGATCTTCGCTTCTGTTCATTTCGTCCTCTCTCATCTTCCCAATTTCAATTCCATATCTGGCGTTTCTCTCGCTGCTGCCGTTATGTCTCTCAG CTACTCAACAATTGCATGGGGAGCATCAGTGAGCAAAGGCGTTCAAGAAGATGTTCAATATGGTTACAAGGCGAAATCAACAGCCGGTACGGTTTTCAATTTCTTCAGCGGTTTAGGTGATGTGGCGTTCGCTTACGCGGGTCACAACGTTGTCCTTGAGATCCAAGCAACTATCCCATCAACGCCTGAGAAGCCTTCGAAAGGTCCTATGTGGAAAGGAGTCATCGTTGCTTACATCGTGGTCGCGCTCTGTTACTTCCCCGTGGCTCTCGTCGGTTATTATATCTTCGGAAACGGTGTTGAAGACAACATTCTCATGTCACTTAAGAAACCAGCATGGTTAATCGCGACCGCCAACATCTTCGTCGTAATCCATGTCATCGGTAGTTACCAG ATCTATGCAATGCCGGTGTTTGACATGATGGAGACTTTATTGGTCAAGAAGCTAAATTTCAGACCGACCACAGCTCTTCGGTTCTGTGTCCGTAATTTCTACGTTG CTGCCACTATGTTTGTTGGTATGACGTTTCCGTTCTTCGGTGGCCTTTTGGCGTTCTTTGGTGGATTTGCGTTTGCTCCAACCACATACTTT ATCCCTTGCGTCATTTGGTTAGCAATCTACAAACCCAAGAAATACAGCTTGTCTTGGTGTGCAAACTGG GTATGTATCATGTTCGGTCTTTGCTTAATGATTCTATCGCCGATCGGAGGGTTAAGAACAATCGTTATTCAAGCAAAGGATTACAAGTTTTACTCGTAA